In one Corallococcus sp. EGB genomic region, the following are encoded:
- a CDS encoding ABC transporter substrate-binding protein, with amino-acid sequence MNTIARLRTLPFLVALTFAVPSLAAAPKASEAVTKPVKTVVQSVRYEKDLKALENLGSDQQGLFLLGDEWTKATDAQRKEFTQLFQSLFAKIAFPKVRENFKNLDSITYDEPQVTGDKALVGSTIFINHPLKKQEMKLKYAVEKVGNTWKVVDVSVLGDSMLTGIRDDQVRPLFKEGGWDALLGAMRKKNDELASVKLK; translated from the coding sequence ATGAACACCATCGCCCGCCTTCGCACCCTTCCCTTCCTGGTTGCCCTCACCTTCGCCGTGCCCTCGCTCGCCGCCGCGCCCAAGGCTTCCGAAGCCGTCACCAAGCCGGTGAAGACCGTGGTGCAGTCCGTGCGCTACGAGAAGGACCTCAAGGCCCTGGAGAACCTGGGCAGCGACCAGCAGGGCCTCTTCCTGCTGGGTGACGAGTGGACCAAGGCCACGGACGCCCAGCGCAAGGAGTTCACCCAGCTCTTCCAGAGCCTCTTCGCGAAGATCGCCTTCCCCAAGGTGCGAGAGAACTTCAAGAACCTGGACTCCATCACCTACGACGAGCCGCAGGTGACGGGTGACAAGGCGCTCGTGGGCTCCACCATCTTCATCAACCACCCGCTGAAGAAGCAGGAGATGAAGCTGAAGTACGCCGTGGAGAAGGTGGGCAACACCTGGAAGGTCGTGGACGTGTCCGTGCTGGGCGACTCCATGCTCACCGGCATCCGCGATGATCAGGTCCGCCCCCTCTTCAAGGAGGGCGGCTGGGACGCGCTGCTCGGCGCCATGCGCAAGAAGAACGATGAGCTGGCTTCGGTGAAGCTGAAGTAA
- a CDS encoding glycosyltransferase gives MAGSRADGGLGWRLPAGGHTEDAQRAAGADIHLTQLRASVNEQAVYENAVRKRPRAWIWRCHVDLSNPEPSLWEYLKPFVEQDDAMVLRIPEYERELSSPQPFFMPAIEPFSIKNREMRDSELEERLRHHEIPTALPLVVQVSRFDHWKDPEGVVAAWRIACEQTPCTPVLLGNMATDDPEGQRVYEQVMRHRDERILVLSREDTALVNALQRRAAVVVQESMREGFGLTVAEAMWKGTPVIAPSASCSCGATRSCAINWGVTPTKRCAAASRPRATWSSTWTSSTHPRPATTCRT, from the coding sequence TTGGCGGGCAGCCGGGCGGATGGGGGCCTTGGGTGGCGCCTGCCAGCGGGCGGACACACAGAAGATGCACAACGCGCAGCGGGCGCGGACATCCACCTGACGCAGCTGAGGGCGAGCGTCAACGAGCAGGCCGTCTACGAGAACGCGGTGCGCAAGCGGCCGCGGGCGTGGATCTGGCGCTGCCACGTGGACCTGTCGAATCCGGAGCCTTCGTTGTGGGAGTACCTCAAGCCGTTCGTGGAGCAGGACGACGCGATGGTGCTGCGCATCCCGGAGTACGAGCGCGAACTGTCCAGCCCGCAGCCGTTCTTCATGCCGGCCATTGAGCCGTTCTCCATCAAGAACCGGGAGATGCGCGACTCGGAGCTTGAGGAGCGGCTCCGGCACCACGAAATCCCCACGGCCCTGCCGCTGGTGGTGCAGGTGTCGCGCTTCGACCATTGGAAGGACCCGGAGGGCGTGGTGGCGGCGTGGCGCATCGCCTGCGAGCAGACTCCGTGCACGCCGGTGCTGCTGGGCAACATGGCGACGGACGACCCGGAGGGGCAGCGGGTCTACGAGCAGGTGATGCGGCACCGGGACGAGCGGATCCTCGTGCTCAGCCGCGAGGACACGGCGCTGGTGAACGCGCTCCAGCGTCGCGCGGCGGTGGTGGTGCAGGAGTCCATGCGCGAGGGCTTCGGGCTCACGGTGGCGGAGGCGATGTGGAAGGGCACGCCTGTCATTGCGCCCAGCGCATCGTGCAGTTGCGGCGCAACCCGAAGCTGCGCCATCAACTGGGGCGTCACGCCCACGAAACGGTGCGCCGCCGCTTCCCGCCCACGCGCTACCTGGAGCAGTACCTGGACCTCTTCAACTCATCCGAGGCCCGCTACCACCTGCCGCACTTGA
- the metK gene encoding methionine adenosyltransferase: protein MPTDFLFTSESVTEGHPDKIADQISDGVLDAIIAKDPQARVAVETLVKTGLAIVAGEVTTNCYVDIPKIVRSTITRIGYTDSSMGYDGNTCGVMVAIEGQSQDIARGVDNKKDQGAGDQGMMFGFACDETPELMPAPIHYAHQLTRRLAEVRRKNHPWIRPDGKSQVTVEYKDGKPLRIDAVVLSTQHAEEVSNKKIQEAIREDVILKVLPKKLIDNKTKFFINPTGRFVIGGPMGDSGVTGRKIIVDTYGGMGRHGGGAFSGKDPSKVDRSAAYMGRYIAKNVVAAGLASRCEVQVSYAIGVAEPVSVMVETFGTSTVPEEQISRAVRQVFGLRPREITEHLDLLRPIYQKTAAYGHFGRSEKEFTWERTDKKDALREAVAAPAPKTRTPRLKAV, encoded by the coding sequence ATGCCTACCGACTTCCTGTTCACGTCTGAATCCGTCACCGAGGGCCACCCGGACAAGATCGCCGATCAGATCTCCGACGGTGTGCTCGATGCCATCATCGCCAAGGATCCGCAGGCGCGCGTCGCCGTGGAGACGCTCGTCAAGACGGGCCTCGCCATCGTCGCGGGCGAGGTGACGACGAATTGTTACGTGGACATCCCGAAGATCGTCCGCTCGACCATCACGCGCATCGGCTACACCGATAGCTCCATGGGCTATGACGGCAACACCTGCGGCGTCATGGTGGCCATCGAGGGCCAGAGCCAGGACATCGCCCGGGGCGTGGACAACAAGAAGGACCAGGGCGCCGGCGACCAGGGCATGATGTTCGGCTTCGCGTGCGACGAGACGCCGGAGCTGATGCCCGCGCCCATCCACTACGCGCACCAGCTCACCCGCCGCCTGGCGGAGGTGCGCCGCAAGAACCACCCGTGGATCCGCCCGGACGGCAAGAGCCAGGTCACGGTGGAGTACAAGGACGGCAAGCCGCTGCGCATCGACGCGGTGGTGCTGTCCACGCAGCACGCGGAAGAGGTCTCCAACAAGAAGATCCAGGAGGCCATCCGCGAGGACGTCATCCTGAAGGTCCTGCCGAAGAAGCTCATCGACAACAAGACCAAGTTCTTCATCAACCCGACGGGCCGCTTCGTCATCGGTGGCCCCATGGGCGACTCGGGCGTCACGGGCCGCAAGATCATCGTGGACACCTACGGCGGCATGGGCCGTCACGGTGGCGGCGCGTTCAGCGGCAAGGACCCGTCCAAGGTGGACCGCTCGGCCGCGTACATGGGCCGCTACATCGCGAAGAACGTCGTGGCGGCGGGCCTGGCCAGCCGCTGCGAGGTGCAGGTGTCCTACGCCATCGGCGTGGCGGAGCCCGTCAGCGTGATGGTGGAGACCTTCGGCACGTCCACCGTGCCGGAAGAGCAGATCTCCCGCGCCGTGCGTCAGGTGTTCGGCCTGCGCCCGCGCGAAATCACGGAGCACCTGGACCTGCTGCGGCCCATCTACCAGAAGACCGCCGCGTACGGTCACTTCGGCCGCTCCGAGAAGGAGTTCACCTGGGAGCGCACGGACAAGAAGGACGCGCTGCGTGAGGCGGTCGCCGCCCCCGCGCCCAAGACGCGCACGCCCCGCCTGAAGGCGGTCTGA
- a CDS encoding methionyl-tRNA formyltransferase has translation MPTPGATSGWRVVLLTVAPAVAHDFTLALRAQGHDVVALGVPAGTRGLRPLDMEGWAEMGRLFEATPPSVDVLLVRERAHLTPRLAELRPDLLLCFFFPWRLPPEALALPRLGAVNVHPSLLPLYRGPCPLGWALREDAHELGLTFHRMEASFDTGPVLAQGTFPVRDEDTEEVVFEKLMLASRQLLPRVVERVARGDVGEAQVEADATFAPFFEAEYRDIDWRDSARAVHLKVRACRFAGWREGKGDARARLQGRWVRVQRTRPWRGEDPHSAPGTLLARQGDELLVQCGDTPLWVVSHAPEEP, from the coding sequence ATGCCGACTCCGGGTGCCACGTCTGGCTGGCGCGTCGTGCTGCTCACCGTGGCTCCCGCGGTGGCGCACGACTTCACGTTGGCGCTGCGGGCCCAGGGACACGACGTGGTGGCGCTGGGGGTGCCGGCGGGCACCCGGGGCCTGCGTCCGCTGGACATGGAGGGCTGGGCGGAGATGGGGCGGCTCTTCGAGGCCACGCCTCCGTCGGTGGACGTGCTCCTGGTGCGCGAGCGGGCGCACCTGACGCCCCGGCTGGCGGAGCTGAGGCCGGACCTGCTCCTGTGCTTCTTCTTCCCGTGGAGGCTGCCGCCGGAGGCGCTGGCGCTGCCGCGATTAGGGGCGGTGAACGTGCACCCGTCCCTGCTGCCGCTCTACCGGGGGCCGTGTCCGCTGGGGTGGGCGCTGCGCGAGGATGCCCACGAGCTGGGGCTCACCTTCCACCGCATGGAGGCGAGCTTCGACACCGGGCCCGTGCTCGCGCAGGGGACGTTCCCGGTCCGGGACGAGGACACGGAGGAGGTCGTCTTCGAGAAGCTGATGCTCGCGTCGCGTCAGCTGCTGCCCCGGGTGGTGGAGCGCGTGGCGCGCGGGGACGTGGGGGAGGCGCAGGTGGAGGCGGACGCCACGTTCGCGCCCTTCTTCGAAGCGGAGTACCGGGACATCGACTGGCGAGACAGCGCGCGCGCCGTGCACCTGAAGGTGCGCGCGTGCCGCTTCGCCGGCTGGCGTGAGGGCAAGGGGGACGCGAGGGCGCGGCTGCAGGGCCGTTGGGTCCGGGTGCAGCGCACGCGGCCCTGGAGGGGCGAGGATCCTCATTCTGCGCCGGGCACGCTCCTGGCCCGGCAGGGGGACGAGCTCCTGGTGCAGTGCGGGGACACGCCGCTGTGGGTGGTGTCACACGCGCCGGAAGAGCCCTGA